Part of the Oerskovia paurometabola genome is shown below.
GCCTCGCCGTCGGGCACCTGGAAGACGCCGAAGCCGAGCTGCGGGATGCTCGTCCCGCCGCGCAGAGCGACCGCGGGGACGGTGGTGGTGCTGGTCATGGTTCCTCCTGAGGGTGGTAGGTGAGTCAGTGCGCCGCGACGGGGACGGGCGGCACAGGCGGCACGGGCGGCACGGCAGGCACCGCGCGCCGCTCCTGGAGCGTCGCGACGCCGAGCGCCACGACCGCGAGCAGCGTCAGCGCGGCGCCCGCCCACAGGGGCGAGGTGAAGCCGAGCCCGGCCGCGATGGTCAGGCCGCCGATCCACGCGCCCAGCGCGTTGCCCACGTTGAACGCAGCGATGTTGGCGCCCGACGCCATGGTCGGGGCGGCCTGGGCGTGGCCCATGATGCGCATCTGGAGGCCGGGCACGGTCGCGAACCCGAACGCCCCCATGAGGAACAGCGAGACCAGGGTCATGACCTGGCTCGTCGCGGTGAGCGCGAAGACCGCGAGGACCACGGTCAGCGCGCCGAGGATCGCGAGCAGGCTCGCGGTCAGGAAGCGGTCCGCGGCCTTGCCGCCCAGGTAGTTGCCGACGAACAGCCCCACGCCGAACAGGACCAGCAGCCACGGCACGCTCGTGGTCGCGAACCCGCCGACCTCGGTGACCGTGAACGCGATGTAGGTGAACGCGCCGAACATGCCGCCGAACCCGAGCACGGTCACGAGGATGGACCACCAGACCTGCGGGGTGCGGAAGGCCGCGAGCTCGGTCCGCAGGGACGGGGTGAGCGAGGTGAGGGACGCCCGGCGCGTGGCCGGCACGAGCAGCACGATCCCGACGAGCGCGACCACGCCGATGGCCGTGATGGCCCAGAACGTCGAGCGCCAGCCGTACTGCTGGCCCAGGAACGTTCCGAACGGTACGCCCAGGACGTTGGCGGTCGTGAGGCCCGCGAACATCGTCGCGATGGCGCCCGCCCGCTTGGCCGGGGCGACCATGTCCGCGGCGACGACCGCGCCGATACCGAAGAACGCGCCGTGGCACAGCGCCGCGAGGATGCGGCCGGCGAGCAGCAGCTCGTAGGTGGGGGCGAGGGCGGAGAGCAGGTTCCCGGCGATGAACAGGATCATGAGGCTGCCGAGGACCGTCTTGCGGTCGAGGCGGATCACGGCGGCCGTGAGACCGATCGCGCCGACCGCGACCGCGAGCGCGTAGCCCGAGATGAGGTAGCCGGCGACGGCCTCGGTCACGCCGAGCTCGGTGGCGATCTCCGGCAGGAGACCCATGATGACGAACTCGGTGAGCCCGATCCCGAAGCCCCCGGC
Proteins encoded:
- a CDS encoding MFS transporter, which encodes MPLGLLALAAGGFGIGLTEFVIMGLLPEIATELGVTEAVAGYLISGYALAVAVGAIGLTAAVIRLDRKTVLGSLMILFIAGNLLSALAPTYELLLAGRILAALCHGAFFGIGAVVAADMVAPAKRAGAIATMFAGLTTANVLGVPFGTFLGQQYGWRSTFWAITAIGVVALVGIVLLVPATRRASLTSLTPSLRTELAAFRTPQVWWSILVTVLGFGGMFGAFTYIAFTVTEVGGFATTSVPWLLVLFGVGLFVGNYLGGKAADRFLTASLLAILGALTVVLAVFALTATSQVMTLVSLFLMGAFGFATVPGLQMRIMGHAQAAPTMASGANIAAFNVGNALGAWIGGLTIAAGLGFTSPLWAGAALTLLAVVALGVATLQERRAVPAVPPVPPVPPVPVAAH